The following proteins come from a genomic window of Maribacter sp. HTCC2170:
- a CDS encoding gliding motility-associated protein GldE — MAFDSAFILKICVLLLLLLCSALISGAEVAFFGLSPTDINAIEQKKTARGNIVIKLLDRPRKLLATILIGNNAINIGVVLLFNVIGDTLFSDINYQLFNFISVRFLLEVVVATFLILMFGEILPKVYANRNRMSFALFMAYPLKALDFLFAPLSLPMRYGTIFLNNKLGKYKSNLSVDHLSQALELTSEGDTTKEEQKLLEGIVSFGNTDTKQVMRPRIDLFALSEDMKFLDVLDEIKTQGYSRIPVFSENMDNVLGVLYVKDLLPYIDRKTFNWISLIREPYFVPENKKLDDLLLEFQEKKNHLAVVVDEYGGTSGIVTLEDIIEEIVGDISDEFDDEDLVYSKLDDFNYVFEGKTALKDFYRVVKIDDEEDFEEQKGESETIAGFVLEIAGNFPRKGEKVTFKNYVFIVESLDKKRLKQIKVILPNES, encoded by the coding sequence ATGGCTTTCGATAGTGCGTTTATACTCAAAATTTGTGTCCTTCTACTTTTATTGCTTTGTTCCGCATTGATTTCTGGCGCTGAAGTCGCTTTTTTTGGCCTTTCACCAACAGACATCAACGCGATTGAACAGAAAAAGACAGCTAGAGGTAACATTGTAATTAAGTTGTTAGACCGCCCTAGGAAGTTGTTGGCAACAATATTAATAGGGAATAATGCCATTAATATTGGCGTGGTTTTACTTTTTAATGTTATTGGTGACACCTTGTTCTCGGATATAAATTATCAATTATTCAATTTTATTTCTGTCCGTTTTTTACTTGAAGTTGTTGTAGCAACTTTCCTAATATTAATGTTCGGTGAGATATTACCTAAAGTATATGCTAATAGAAATAGAATGAGTTTTGCCCTTTTTATGGCATACCCATTAAAAGCCCTTGATTTTCTTTTTGCCCCATTAAGTTTGCCCATGCGCTATGGGACCATTTTTTTGAACAACAAACTAGGTAAATATAAATCGAACTTAAGTGTGGACCACTTATCACAGGCTTTGGAACTAACCTCTGAGGGCGATACTACGAAAGAGGAACAAAAGCTTTTGGAAGGGATTGTTTCTTTCGGGAATACCGATACCAAACAAGTGATGAGGCCGCGCATTGATTTATTCGCTTTAAGCGAAGACATGAAATTCTTGGATGTTTTAGATGAGATAAAAACCCAAGGCTATTCAAGAATACCTGTGTTCTCAGAAAATATGGACAATGTTTTGGGCGTCCTATACGTGAAAGATCTTTTACCATATATTGACCGCAAGACCTTCAACTGGATTTCGTTGATAAGAGAACCTTATTTTGTGCCAGAGAACAAAAAACTTGATGACTTATTATTGGAGTTTCAGGAAAAGAAAAACCACTTGGCGGTAGTTGTTGATGAGTATGGAGGAACTTCAGGTATTGTCACTTTAGAGGATATTATTGAAGAAATTGTAGGCGATATTAGCGACGAGTTTGATGATGAGGATTTGGTGTACTCAAAACTAGATGATTTCAACTACGTTTTTGAAGGAAAAACGGCTTTGAAAGATTTTTATAGAGTGGTCAAAATTGATGATGAAGAAGATTTTGAGGAACAAAAAGGAGAATCAGAGACCATTGCAGGATTTGTTCTGGAAATTGCCGGAAACTTTCCTAGAAAAGGAGAAAAAGTGACATTTAAAAACTATGTTTTTATTGTAGAAAGTTTGGATAAAAAGAGATTAAAACAAATAAAAGTGATTTTGCCAAATGAGAGTTAA
- a CDS encoding heavy-metal-associated domain-containing protein, which translates to MKQLIPLVLLFIIASCSNTKSITSSESKTSLTSMVKMADISIEGMACQEGCADAIQANLTKIKGVNAAEVKYESGKAKIEFNPSLVSSEEIQKTITDTKVKDYIYTIKDVTITSKK; encoded by the coding sequence ATGAAACAATTAATCCCACTGGTACTTCTATTTATTATTGCCAGTTGCTCAAATACTAAAAGCATCACCTCATCTGAATCAAAAACAAGCTTGACCTCCATGGTCAAGATGGCCGATATTTCTATTGAGGGCATGGCTTGTCAAGAGGGTTGTGCAGATGCCATTCAAGCTAATTTGACCAAAATCAAAGGTGTTAACGCTGCGGAGGTAAAGTATGAATCTGGTAAGGCTAAAATCGAATTTAATCCGTCATTGGTCTCATCAGAAGAAATACAAAAAACAATCACCGATACCAAGGTAAAAGATTACATCTACACCATTAAAGACGTCACAATCACAAGCAAAAAATAA
- a CDS encoding DMT family transporter yields the protein MNEYNRKWIYLIILSIVWGSSFILIKKALLGFSALQLGSLRIVFASTLLLIIGYRSLKSISIRDWKWILMAGLLSSFFPPFLFALAQTQLDSGVTSIFNSAVPLFTTIVGIILFGAIITKRQIAGVLIGLFGTLSLILAGMEFNPDKNYWYSIFILLSALGYALNINIIKKHLGHLSPLAVTTGSFAVAFIPAIVIVVYSGVFSQIGEDLQMQNSLWYLLALAFLGTAVANIYFNKLIHLSSPVFAASVTYTIPIVAVLWGVWDGETINLYQLIGGGIILFGVYLVNRKKRPSV from the coding sequence TTGAACGAATACAATAGAAAATGGATTTACCTTATCATTCTTTCAATAGTATGGGGTTCATCATTTATATTGATTAAAAAGGCCCTTTTGGGATTTTCGGCATTGCAGTTGGGCAGTTTGCGCATTGTTTTTGCTTCTACACTATTACTGATTATTGGCTATCGTAGCTTGAAAAGCATTTCTATAAGAGATTGGAAATGGATTTTAATGGCCGGATTGCTTAGTTCTTTCTTTCCGCCATTTTTGTTCGCTTTGGCACAAACCCAACTTGATAGTGGAGTTACATCTATTTTCAATTCCGCAGTTCCGCTTTTTACCACCATAGTCGGCATAATTTTGTTTGGTGCAATAATCACTAAACGTCAAATTGCTGGTGTGTTGATTGGTCTTTTTGGAACTTTGTCCCTGATTTTAGCTGGAATGGAATTCAACCCTGATAAAAATTATTGGTATTCCATTTTCATCTTGTTGTCTGCTCTTGGTTATGCTTTGAACATAAATATCATTAAAAAACACTTAGGGCATTTGAGCCCTTTAGCTGTTACCACTGGGAGTTTTGCGGTGGCTTTCATACCAGCAATTGTAATTGTTGTTTATTCTGGAGTTTTCAGCCAAATTGGTGAAGACCTTCAAATGCAGAATTCATTATGGTATTTACTGGCGCTTGCTTTCTTAGGTACAGCGGTCGCCAATATTTATTTCAATAAACTTATACATTTGTCAAGTCCTGTTTTTGCTGCTTCGGTTACTTATACCATTCCTATAGTTGCTGTTCTCTGGGGAGTTTGGGATGGTGAGACCATTAATCTTTATCAATTGATTGGAGGTGGAATAATCCTCTTTGGGGTTTATCTGGTGAACCGAAAAAAAAGGCCCTCAGTATAA
- the gldD gene encoding gliding motility lipoprotein GldD, which produces MRVKCLYPIIIILLFISGCKEEVLPKPRAMIRLQYPNSEYGLINTKYFQFNKNLVSNFKQKDSNSLILDYPTMKGSLFLTYKKVENNIDRLLIDAQRLSLEHAVKADGPPHAYPYVNEENQVYGVFFEVIGDAASQAQFYVTDSTNHFVTGSLYFYTKPNYDSIYPAASYLQNDIREIMESIKWKE; this is translated from the coding sequence ATGAGAGTTAAGTGCCTATATCCTATAATAATTATACTCTTGTTCATTTCTGGGTGCAAAGAAGAAGTACTTCCTAAACCCAGGGCTATGATTAGGTTGCAGTACCCAAATAGTGAATACGGTTTAATAAACACGAAGTATTTCCAGTTCAATAAGAATTTGGTGAGCAATTTTAAACAAAAGGACAGTAATTCCCTCATTTTGGACTACCCGACAATGAAAGGGTCTTTATTTCTTACCTATAAAAAAGTTGAAAATAATATAGATCGGTTGTTGATAGATGCCCAAAGATTATCTCTTGAACATGCCGTAAAGGCAGACGGCCCTCCACATGCTTACCCCTATGTTAATGAAGAAAATCAAGTGTATGGAGTATTTTTTGAAGTAATCGGTGATGCTGCCTCCCAAGCCCAGTTTTATGTAACCGATAGCACCAACCACTTTGTTACTGGTTCTCTATACTTCTATACCAAACCCAATTATGATTCTATTTATCCTGCAGCCAGTTATTTACAGAATGATATCAGGGAAATCATGGAAAGTATAAAATGGAAAGAGTAA